A region from the Aegilops tauschii subsp. strangulata cultivar AL8/78 chromosome 5, Aet v6.0, whole genome shotgun sequence genome encodes:
- the LOC109744514 gene encoding calmodulin-binding protein 60 B isoform X1 yields MASSKRPRPCSGDGSDHGGELSRPSKRWRSLVMHVRGRRTMGLGVFGFRGITGEEFMTMFSNMVRRVVSEEVEKAMFRQFSAAAAAPPRLLVGQSQRPRYQLMFLNDLKPVYTMMKLEAKDGSALKVAMVENLENDQTNVVRFGHLSSVRVEVVVLHGNFNAKKEECWTPEEFNKHIVWGREKSAKLLNGDLTLKLSGGEAFLGSANFTDNSSFTSTKKFRLGLRLVNDSGERVLEGITEPFRVKERRVEGFEKHYPPKLGDEVWRLEKIGRKGAYHQALSDSGIDTVQKLLQSYVKNEEKLLKTFPKMSPAAWKAIIGHAMTCEVGDTLYLHEIKETDMQFFFDAILQLVGVKFGDRYKPLDKIHQPEKNLVETLKQKAYENMKDIQYDHVMINNRPVRVHKFHAKGASGLSNILQNQQILNYGQHSRFQGDFLPSQGLESKERFCSFQQATDASVDMSRFLQGQTSNDVSHQIVTQKITPYDPSQGTFLPRPRITQLRIPNIERTDFGPDAETSAIAHYNIQAGQVVMQFGQHGQNHSHFSEQSYSSFPVGSLTSTDTTMDSMQLHSQLTSNRESFSKQPDLLCNGQTLHQSNQVFAGLQPSRTNSFDSVENDQLIQRFISQFFSSEGAATPLSPRKWVKIKAALKLASVGRLSRASRRGLHSPPGRARLVPTT; encoded by the exons ATGGCTTCTTCCAAGCGGCCCCGTCCATGTTCCGGCGACGGTTCCGACCACGGCGGCGAGCTCTCCCGACCTTCCAAGCGTTGGAGATCGCTCGTCAT GCATGTGAGGGGGAGGAGGACCATGGGTCTGGGAGTGTTTGGCTTCAGAGGGATCACAGGGGAGGAGTTCATGACCATGTTCAGCAATATGGTTCGGAGAGTG GTTTCGGAGGAGGTAGAGAAAGCCATGTTCAGACAATTcagtgcagcagcagcagcacctcCAAG GCTATTAGTTGGCCAGAGCCAGCGTCCGAGGTATCAGCTCATGTTCTTGAATGATCTAAAACCTGTTTACACCATGATGAAGTTAGAAGCCAAGGATGGATCAGCCCTTAAGGTGGCCATGGTTGAAAACCTCGAAAATGACCAGACAAACGTTGTCAGGTTTGGTCATCTTTCTTCGGTTAGGGTTGAGGTTGTAGTCCTCCATGGCAACTTCAATGCTAAAAAAGAGGAATGCTGGACTCCTGAGGAATTCAACAAGCATATAGTATGGGGCCGAGAGAAAAGCGCAAAACTCCTCAACGGTGATCTGACGCTGAAGCTCAGTGGAGGGGAAGCTTTTCTTGGAAGTGCTAACTTCACTGATAACTCCAGCTTCACAAGCACTAAGAAGTTCAGGCTCGGGCTGAGGCTTGTCAATGACTCTGGAGAGAGGGTTCTTGAAGGAATCACCGAGCCTTTCCGCGTGAAAGAGCGCAGGGTGGAGG GATTTGAAAAGCACTACCCACCTAAGCTGGGCGACGAAGTTTGGCGTTTGGAAAAGATTGGTAGGAAAGGGGCTTACCACCAGGCCTTGTCAGACAGTGGAATTGATACTGTGCAGAAGTTATTACAGTCTTATGTAAAGAATGAAGAGAAGCTATTGAAG ACTTTCCCCAAGATGTCACCGGCAGCTTGGAAAGCCATCATAGGACATGCCATGACATGCGAAGTTGGCGACACTCTTTACCTGCATGAAATTAAGGAAACCGACATGCAATTTTTCTTTGATGCCATACTTCAGCTTGTTGGGGTGAAATTTGGTGATCGTTACAAGCCCTTAGATAAGATTCATCAACCAGAGAAG AATTTAGTCGAGACTCTGAAGCAAAAGGCTTATGAGAATATGAAGGATATTCAGTATGATCATGTTATGATAAACAACCGTCCTGTACGAGTTCATAAGTTTCATGCAAAGGGTGCTTCTGGGTTGAGTAATATTCTTCAAAATCAGCAGATACTGAATTATG GTCAGCATAGTAGGTTTCAAGGAGACTTCTTGCCTAGTCAAGGACTTGAATCAAAGGAGAGATTCTGTTCTTTCCAGCAAGCAACTGAT GCTTCAGTGGATATGTCAAGATTTCTGCAGGGTCAGACTTCCAATGATGTTAGCCATCAAATAGTCACCCAAAAAATTACACCATATGATCCAAGCCAAGGAACTTTCTTACCTCGACCAAGAATCACACAGCTACGTATACCAAATATTGAAAGAACAGATTTTGGTCCAGATGCTGAAACTTCTGCTATTGCTCATTACAACATTCAGGCAGGTCAGGTTGTTATGCAATTTGGTCAGCATGGACAGAACCATTCTCATTTCTCTGAACAATCATACAGT AGCTTCCCTGTCGGTAGTTTAACGTCTACGGATACAACCATGGATTCTATGCAGCTTCACTCCCAGCTTACAAGCAACA GGGAGAGTTTCAGCAAGCAACCTGACCTACTATGCAATGGCCAAACACTACATCAATCAAATCAAGTTTTTGCTGGCTTACAGCCATCAAGAACAaacagctttgactcggtggaaAATGATCAGCTCATACAACGCTTCATTTCTCAGTTTTTTAGCAGTGAAGGGGCAGCGACACCTTTGTCGCCACGTAAGTGGGTTAAGATCAAGGCAGCATTGAAGCTAGCATCTGTAGGGCGACTCTCCAGAGCCTCTAGAAGGGGTCTGCATAGTCCCCCGGGAAGGGCAAGGCTGGTACCAACAACATGA
- the LOC109744514 gene encoding calmodulin-binding protein 60 A isoform X2: MASSKRPRPCSGDGSDHGGELSRPSKRWRSLVMHVRGRRTMGLGVFGFRGITGEEFMTMFSNMVRRVVSEEVEKAMFRQFSAAAAAPPRLLVGQSQRPRYQLMFLNDLKPVYTMMKLEAKDGSALKVAMVENLENDQTNVVRFGHLSSVRVEVVVLHGNFNAKKEECWTPEEFNKHIVWGREKSAKLLNGDLTLKLSGGEAFLGSANFTDNSSFTSTKKFRLGLRLVNDSGERVLEGITEPFRVKERRVEGFEKHYPPKLGDEVWRLEKIGRKGAYHQALSDSGIDTVQKLLQSYVKNEEKLLKTFPKMSPAAWKAIIGHAMTCEVGDTLYLHEIKETDMQFFFDAILQLVGVKFGDRYKPLDKIHQPEKNLVETLKQKAYENMKDIQYDHVMINNRPVRVHKFHAKGASGLSNILQNQQILNYGQHSRFQGDFLPSQGLESKERFCSFQQATDASVDMSRFLQGQTSNDVSHQIVTQKITPYDPSQAGQVVMQFGQHGQNHSHFSEQSYSSFPVGSLTSTDTTMDSMQLHSQLTSNRESFSKQPDLLCNGQTLHQSNQVFAGLQPSRTNSFDSVENDQLIQRFISQFFSSEGAATPLSPRKWVKIKAALKLASVGRLSRASRRGLHSPPGRARLVPTT, translated from the exons ATGGCTTCTTCCAAGCGGCCCCGTCCATGTTCCGGCGACGGTTCCGACCACGGCGGCGAGCTCTCCCGACCTTCCAAGCGTTGGAGATCGCTCGTCAT GCATGTGAGGGGGAGGAGGACCATGGGTCTGGGAGTGTTTGGCTTCAGAGGGATCACAGGGGAGGAGTTCATGACCATGTTCAGCAATATGGTTCGGAGAGTG GTTTCGGAGGAGGTAGAGAAAGCCATGTTCAGACAATTcagtgcagcagcagcagcacctcCAAG GCTATTAGTTGGCCAGAGCCAGCGTCCGAGGTATCAGCTCATGTTCTTGAATGATCTAAAACCTGTTTACACCATGATGAAGTTAGAAGCCAAGGATGGATCAGCCCTTAAGGTGGCCATGGTTGAAAACCTCGAAAATGACCAGACAAACGTTGTCAGGTTTGGTCATCTTTCTTCGGTTAGGGTTGAGGTTGTAGTCCTCCATGGCAACTTCAATGCTAAAAAAGAGGAATGCTGGACTCCTGAGGAATTCAACAAGCATATAGTATGGGGCCGAGAGAAAAGCGCAAAACTCCTCAACGGTGATCTGACGCTGAAGCTCAGTGGAGGGGAAGCTTTTCTTGGAAGTGCTAACTTCACTGATAACTCCAGCTTCACAAGCACTAAGAAGTTCAGGCTCGGGCTGAGGCTTGTCAATGACTCTGGAGAGAGGGTTCTTGAAGGAATCACCGAGCCTTTCCGCGTGAAAGAGCGCAGGGTGGAGG GATTTGAAAAGCACTACCCACCTAAGCTGGGCGACGAAGTTTGGCGTTTGGAAAAGATTGGTAGGAAAGGGGCTTACCACCAGGCCTTGTCAGACAGTGGAATTGATACTGTGCAGAAGTTATTACAGTCTTATGTAAAGAATGAAGAGAAGCTATTGAAG ACTTTCCCCAAGATGTCACCGGCAGCTTGGAAAGCCATCATAGGACATGCCATGACATGCGAAGTTGGCGACACTCTTTACCTGCATGAAATTAAGGAAACCGACATGCAATTTTTCTTTGATGCCATACTTCAGCTTGTTGGGGTGAAATTTGGTGATCGTTACAAGCCCTTAGATAAGATTCATCAACCAGAGAAG AATTTAGTCGAGACTCTGAAGCAAAAGGCTTATGAGAATATGAAGGATATTCAGTATGATCATGTTATGATAAACAACCGTCCTGTACGAGTTCATAAGTTTCATGCAAAGGGTGCTTCTGGGTTGAGTAATATTCTTCAAAATCAGCAGATACTGAATTATG GTCAGCATAGTAGGTTTCAAGGAGACTTCTTGCCTAGTCAAGGACTTGAATCAAAGGAGAGATTCTGTTCTTTCCAGCAAGCAACTGAT GCTTCAGTGGATATGTCAAGATTTCTGCAGGGTCAGACTTCCAATGATGTTAGCCATCAAATAGTCACCCAAAAAATTACACCATATGATCCAAGCCAA GCAGGTCAGGTTGTTATGCAATTTGGTCAGCATGGACAGAACCATTCTCATTTCTCTGAACAATCATACAGT AGCTTCCCTGTCGGTAGTTTAACGTCTACGGATACAACCATGGATTCTATGCAGCTTCACTCCCAGCTTACAAGCAACA GGGAGAGTTTCAGCAAGCAACCTGACCTACTATGCAATGGCCAAACACTACATCAATCAAATCAAGTTTTTGCTGGCTTACAGCCATCAAGAACAaacagctttgactcggtggaaAATGATCAGCTCATACAACGCTTCATTTCTCAGTTTTTTAGCAGTGAAGGGGCAGCGACACCTTTGTCGCCACGTAAGTGGGTTAAGATCAAGGCAGCATTGAAGCTAGCATCTGTAGGGCGACTCTCCAGAGCCTCTAGAAGGGGTCTGCATAGTCCCCCGGGAAGGGCAAGGCTGGTACCAACAACATGA
- the LOC109744513 gene encoding kinesin-like protein KIN-14Q, producing MVATATVRELAPAVAEGAPRNHGTVKDIDVAARRAQEAANRRYDAASWLRRTVGIVCARDLPEEPSEEEFRLGLRNGIVLCNALNKVQPGAIPKVVEARADTVIPADGSALCAYQYFENLRNFLVSVQDIGLPTFELSDLEKGGKGVRVVDCILALKSFSESKTTGRQTPCNYGSITKPSTSGKHFILKNSGAFMNKLMRSHTTEPIQKVLIAKQSIETDCCLESTEMANLESLNMLVRTLLLDKKPEEVPLIVESLLIKVIQEYECRAANQHLVNCIGDLKGTDLFSRPEKTSTSTRVKMGEEEPNLLKVTEEVSSVVRNDDCVAEQFQPGTKISIELQQKHIQELRNSLSSVKSGMEQLRIQYSEDFTKIGRQLYILSNAASGYHKVLEDNRKLYNQIQDLKGNIRVYCRVRPFLPGQANSSSSVAGMEERTITIITPTKYGKDGSKSFTFNKVFGPAATQEEVFSDMQPLIRSVLDGFNVCIFAYGQTGSGKTYTMSGPNVLSEKSVGVNYRALNDLFNLQAQRKGTINYEISVQMIEIYNEQVRDLLQDSGNRKLEIRNTSQKGLAVPDASIVPVTSTSDVAELMNQGQKNRVVGSTAINDRSSRSHSCLTVHVQGHDLTSGTILRACMHLVDLAGSERVDKSEVVGDRLKEALYINKSLSALGDVIASLAQKNSHVPYRNSKLTQLLQDSLGGQAKTLMFVHISPEPDVVNETISTLKFAERVASVELGAAKANKEGGEVRELKEQIAWLKAALVKKEGEPENIQSTQSSPNIYGINKGNATPVFRKNRQPMEDVGNLEVRNNATPTQKALKFDIPGSGILVEHNSPNSVKNCWVDNAAVGDNQFENSNSVREQEPNLTTHTLLPNLFYQRYTPGPQRGRVESIPSQESDEFNGVTNSCSSDQDMVMSSSGRKVVGITNGGVSNKKKPRAKNDNNMTTRSTNPTCKSPPQSQKRLQTPVRSSVQKTPTKNGKQLLSGTDGRRTPSGKTNTVK from the exons ATggtggcgacggcgacggtgagggAGCTGGCCCCGGCGGTAGCGGAGGGCGCGCCGCGGAATCACGGGACGGTGAAAGACATCGACGTGGCCGCCCGGCGGGCCCAGGAGGCAG CAAATAGACGGTATGATGCAGCCAGTTGGTTGCGAAGAACAGTCGGGATTGTGTGTGCAAGGGACCTGCCAGAAGAGCCCTCTGAGGAGGAATTCCGGCTTGGGCTGAGAAATGGAATTGTCCTTTGCAATGCACTGAACAAGGTTCAGCCCGGCGCCATACCTAAG GTCGTGGAAGCCCGCGCAGATACCGTTATACCTGCTGATGGCTCAGCTTTGTGTGCATATCAGTACTTTGAGAATTTGCGCAACTTCCTTGTCAGTGTACAAGATATAGGGCTCCCTACATTTGAGCTGTCTGACTTGGAGAAG GGTGGCAAGGGTGTTCGAGTTGTCGATTGCATTCTTGCTCTGAAGTCATTCAGTGAAAGTAAGACAACAGGGAGACAGACTCCATGTAATTATGGCAGCATTACAAAGCCTTCGACGTCTGGAAAGCATTTCATACTCAAGAATTCTGGTGCTTTTATGAATAAGTTAATGAGAAGCCACACAACAGAGCCAATCCAGAAAGTTTTAATAGCAAAGCAAAGCATAGAAACTGATTGTTGTCTGGAATCCACCGAGATG GCTAATTTAGAATCCCTTAACATGCTTGTGCGTACGCTACTCTTGGATAAGAAACCAGAAGAAGTCCCATTG ATTGTTGAGTCACTCCTGATTAAAGTTATTCAGGAATATGAGTGTCGAGCTGCAAACCAGCACTTG GTGAATTGCATAGGTGACCTTAAAGGAACCGACCTATTTTCCAGACCAGAAAAAACTTCCACCAGTACTCGAGTTAAG ATGGGTGAAGAGGAGCCAAATCTCTTGAAGGTGACTGAAGAGGTCAGCTCTGTAGTTCGGAATGATGATTGTGTAGCTGAACAGTTCCAACCAGGGACGAAAATAAGTATTGAACTACAACAGAAACATATCCAG GAATTAAGAAATTCACTTTCTTCTGTCAAGTCTGGAATGGAACAATTGAGAATACAGTACTCTGAAGATTTTACTAAAATTG GTAGGCAGCTGTACATCCTCTCTAACGCGGCTTCTGGCTATCATAAAGTTCTTGAGGATAACCGCAAGTTGTACAACCAAATACAGGATCTTAAAG GAAATATTAGAGTATATTGTCGAGTGAGGCCTTTTTTACCTGGACAAGCAAATTCCTCTAGCAGTGTTGCTGGCATGGAAGAAAGAACAATCACAATAATCACTCCCACAAAATATGGAAAAGATGGAAGCAAATCTTTTACTTTCAACAAGGTCTTCGGCCCAGCAGCCACTCAAG AGGAAGTCTTTTCGGATATGCAACCATTGATCCGTTCGGTTCTTGATGGTTTCAATGTTTGCATATTTGCTTATGGCCAGACTGGATCAGGGAAGACCTATACAATG AGTGGACCTAATGTACTGAGCGAGAAAAGCGTTGGTGTCAACTACAGAGCACTAAATGACTTATTTAATCTTCAAGCACAGAGAAAGGGGACAATCAATTACGAAATTTCTGTGCAGATGATTGAGATATACAACGAGCAAGTGAGAGATCTCCTTCAGGATAGTGGAAACAGAAA ATTAGAAATAAGAAATACTTCACAAAAAGGGCTTGCAGTTCCAGATGCGAGCATAGTTCCTGTCACATCGACCTCTGATGTTGCTGAACTGATGAATCAAGGCCAAAAGAATCGTGTGGTAGGTTCAACAGCCATCAACGATCGAAGCAGCCGCTCTCATAG TTGCTTGACTGTTCATGTTCAAGGACATGACCTAACATCTGGGACAATCTTGAGAGCTTGCATGCATCTTGTTGATCTAGCCGGTAGTGAAAGAGTTGATAAATCTGAGGTTGTAGGAGATAGACTGAAGGAAGCACTGTACATAAACAAGTCACTTTCAGCACTCGGAGATGTGATCGCATCCCTTGCCCAGAAAAACTCTCATGTCCCTTACCGCAACAGCAAGCTTACCCAGCTTTTGCAAGATTCTCTAG GAGGACAAGCAAAAACATTGATGTTTGTGCACATAAGCCCTGAACCAGACGTTGTTAATGAGACAATAAGCACCTTGAAATTTGCTGAACGAGTTGCCTCTGTTGAGTTAGGCGCAGCAAAAGCGAATAAAGAAGGTGGTGAGGTTAGGGAGTTGAAAGAACAG ATTGCTTGGCTCAAGGCAGCACTGGTTAAGAAGGAAGGAGAACCAGAGAACATTCAGAGCACACAGTCAAGCCCAAACATATACGGAATCAACAAAGGCAATGCAACACCTGTATTCCGAAAAAACAGGCAGCCAATGGAAGACGTTGGAAACCTAGAG GTCCGGAACAATGCCACTCCGACGCAAAAAGCGCTAAAGTTTGATATTCCTGGCTCTGGCATCCTCGTCGAGCATAACTCGCCTAACTCGGTCAAGAATTGCTGGGTTGATAACGCAGCTGTTGGTGACAACCAATTCGAGAATAGCAATTCTGTTCGAGAGCAGGAGCCTAATCTCACCACTCACACCCTGCTTCCGAATTTGTTCTATCAAAGATACACTCCGGGGCCGCAAAGGGGTAGGGTTGAGTCAATACCAAGCCAGGAGTCAGACGAATTTAATGGTGTTACCAACAGCTGTTCCTCAGACCAAGACATGGTGATGTCATCCAGTGGCCGGAAAGTAGTTGGCATTACCAATGGAGGCGTTTCAAATAAAAAGAAGCCTCGGGCAAAGAATGACAATAATATGACAACGAG GAGTACAAATCCAACATGCAAGTCACCACCACAATCGCAGAAAAGACTACAAACACCAGTCAGGAGCTCTGTGCAAAAAACACCTACCAAGAATGGCAAACAACTTTTGAGTGGTACAGATGGAAGAAGAACTCCAAGTGGAAAGACTAACACTGTAAAGTAA